The following nucleotide sequence is from Paenibacillus odorifer.
CTGATGCCGTCCGCTGAATCATCTCCGGTGTGGTGGTCCCATTTCCACGCAGCTTTGCCTTAATCATCTCTCGACGAGTGGCATAAGACTTGGATGGATCGCTGCTGAGTCCAAGTTCGGATTCCCAGCGACCAAGGCTCACTGTAGCCGTTTCAATAAACGCCTGATCCAGTACATCTATAGTACCTACCTTCAGTCCACCAATTTCTAGCCCGATGGTCTCCTGAAGCTTCTCCATTTCGCGGACATCCTTGTAATAATCCGGTAAATACTGCATTAGATCAGGCGCCTCGACTTCACCCGGATGGCTCGAATCTTTATCTGCGGAATATTGCAATTCGCTGTATAAAGAGCTGCCGTAACTCATCCTCTACACCCCCTTCAGTTGATTCCAGGTTAGGGGGCCTTTGGGCAAATAATCATGTGTATGCGCCGCTGGAGGAAATACCGTTGGTTTACCCGCTACCCCCGCCCAAGCTACACTATCCGCTTGTTGCGCAAAATCCACCTTGCCATTGTTATTCGTATCGTAAATGCTTTTCAGCATATCCCCGGTACTCTGCGCGGCTACCAGCAAGACATTACCAGCGGCGGAACCAATGTACAGCTTGCCACTGTCTGTACAATATCCAAGCTCACCAATAGCCAGCGCTCCAATGGCGCTTTCCAAGCCGCGGCGTATTTGAATCAATGTTTTTAGAGCCATTGTCCCGCCCCCTAGAATGTTCCGCCATCAATACTGGCCACGGTAAGTTTATTGCCATTCGCAGCATCATAAACGATACTGCTTCCATCCACACTTACAGCTATACCAGCTGCATCCACGGTGATTCCTTTTCCAGCGGTAACCGCAATCGCGTCTGCAGTGACTGTGATCCCATTGCCCGCACCAATGTTCAACGTCACAGTATCGGCCTGCCCCCCACCAATCAGCCCGCTCCCGGCTGTAATGGTCTGGAGTGCACCACCGGTACGTACCCATGCGCTGCCGTTCCAGCTGTAAATCTTCTGCTCATCATCGACGTAAGCGGTCCAACCGACGGCAGGAACATAAAATACCCAAGCGGCAGATTGGTATTCAACAATTTGATTCGTTTTGCCCGCCCATACCCCGGTTGCCCCTGCTGGAATAATATAACGATCACCCTCAACCGGACTGGCAGGTGGAGCCAGCAGGTTCTGGTCTTTTACCGATGCTTGCGGTTCGATGTTATGCTTAGCCAGCTCAATTTCATTTTTAATCTTTTGCGCAGACCACAAGTCTGTAATCGTAGTCCCTGCATCATTGATTGTCCGGTGCTTGGCCACATCATCAATGTGAGTCTTGATCTCAGCGGCAGTCTTTACGTTTGTGCCATCCGATACTTTATTGATATGTCCCGCACTAATATCCGCTTTAAGCACCTTCGCATAGGTTGCTCCATCAGCGATATCATCAATTGTACCTGTCAGATCGGTAAGCTTCTGCGCATTCACCCGCCGCCAAGCTGCCCCATCATCAAAATATAAATATCCGCTATTCGAACCCGTAGTCACGTAATACAAACGACCAACGGATCCTGCAACCGGACGCGAAGCTTCTGGCCCTGACAGCGCCCTGCCGACCATGGAATTGGACGTGCCGTCACCAATATAAACTTCCTTAGTATCACTGCAAAAACCAAGCTCACCTGCCTTCAACACGCCATAACTCGTTAGCTCAGCCTTTGTACCCCGCTTTATTTGTATGGTCTGTGCCATTTTACACCTCTCTTCTAAATGATCCTCCGTCAATCTGGCCCTTGTTCTTATAACGCTCTATTTCAGTTTGGACAGCGGTAAGACTCACCTGCAAACCGTTAATATCCTCTGCTTCAACCGTATCACCGGGGGTTTCGTAAGTAACATATACCTCAGGCACATCGGCAAAAATCTTAATCAACCGCCGCCAGGGCGCCTCATCCGGAAAAGACACAGTGAAATTGCGTAGCTCGATCCCGGAATACTGTGACCCTGTGTACACCGCAATGGTCTGATTATTAATATTGTCATGCGCTAGAAGACCACTGTAAACGCCATTTACAAGCGGTAATCTCTCTTCGATAACATAGCTGCTACCGTTTGCTTTTTTATTAAGTTTTTCTTGAAAAATATCAATTTGCTCTGGATAACCCATGCTACACCTCCAGTAGAACGTTACCGAACAACGGTACTTCTTCTTCGTTCAACATCACATTGCCCGCTCCACTGTTCAACTTCAGCTCTGTGTAATCCGCGACTCCTTCAGTAGCAAGCAATAATGCCCCGATGACAGACTGACTGATATAGGTTGCTGAAAAAGCCTTCTCCTTGCGATATTTCTCAAGCATCACCTGAAAGCCTTGGTTTACAGCTTGCAGTGCATAGCCAGAAGCAAGGGTTACCTTGGCACTTATACTGATGTTTTTGCCCGCAGCCGGCGCCACGGTCACAACAGCCCCTACCGGTGCTTGTCCCTCACCAGCTCCTGAGACCGGATCAATATATTGCTGCACCTGAGCCGCCAACAGCTCGGATGCGGGTTTTTTTTCGGCGTCCACAATAATCACCTTCACAGTTTTAGGACCTTTCCATAATGGAAAAACACGTGCGCCTCCCACACCCGAAACTTGCAGTGCCCACTCCATATAGTGATATTTATTTCCGCTAGTAGCTGGGCGTCTGGCTGAATCCAAATAACGCTGGCGTAACGCATCATCCGTTTCAATGTCCTCCCCAGGGATCAGAAGAGAGGCTATTTCTCCTCGCGCTAGATCTGAAATATAATCCACTGGCAGTAAAGAGCCAAAATATCGATTTCCTTCTTCTCCAGCGGTTTCACTTTCCAAGCGATACACTCCAGGAGATAACTTCTCCACAGCCGTATAATTCAGCATTTCGAGTGAGAAGCGGCTGCCGAGTGGAACATCCAACAATCCTCCATCCGCCTTATAAAAAATCCCTTTCAGCTGTGCCTTGCTGGCTTCACGCCTTACAATGCCTGACCAGGAGATGCTTCGCTCCAAGTACTCTCCGGTAGCCGTATCTGCAAAATACAGATTATTATTCACATCCAGCTCAATATACATCTGTGTCAACTCAGCGGCTGCTGGAGCCAACGCGTCATAAATGATGCTGCCCTCGCGTTTATCCAATCCTGATGGAATCCGGTCCAGCATCCGCTCCAAAAGAGCCTCATACGTCTGATCCTCATACATCCTCATTCCACTCCTTTCTCAGCTGAAAATTTCCGTAACGTGTGACGACCTTGCAGTCAAAAGTTAGATTATCTCCGGTAAACGAAACAACAATATTCTCTAAGCTAAGGATTCGTTCATCCTGAAGTAGTGCCTCACTAACGATACGTCTGATTTCAGCTCTAACCAGCAGCCGATCCTTGCCAAGCACCAACCGCCACTCTGTTCCGTAATCCGAACTGTAAATCAGATGTTCAAACCGATCGGTTCGCAAAATTTTTGCCGCTGCCTGTTGAACTGCTTCCAGTCCATCCGTTTGGCCTGTAATCCTTTTTCTCTCCCAATCCATTCGGTACGTAAGACTAGGGCTTTCCCCACGCTCAAGGTTGACCTCCCCCTCAAGCAAGACCGTTATCGGTCCAGCTTTTCCAATCGCCGGGATCATATCGGGCTCACCAGCCGATCCAGAACAATGTAGCTTTGTCCGCCCTGCATTCGAACCATTAATACGCGGTCCCCACTCGCTAATCCCCGCCGAAGTATTACTTCTTTGCCCTCGATGTCGATCTTGCTTTCCATTACCGATTCAGGCAGCACTAACGCATTCCCCGATAAAACAAACCGCTGATCCACCTGAATCTGCAAAGGAGCTGCCACCGTTACCGTTCCATAAGAAAAAGCCACGGGATTTGTACTTCCCACGGCTCCTAGACTTGCTTTTTTAATAATATCTAACATCATTTCTACACCACCTTAATATCGAGGGACATTGTATGCTCCCCTCCAGAAATCTTATGGCTGCATTGGTCCACCAGAAACAATTGAGTCTCGAATTCATCCAATAGGACATAAATGAAATTGCCTGCTCTTACACGCATATCACCAATCGCCTGTATGGAGAGACTAAGCTTTTCACGATTGTGCATTTTCAGCAGATTGTTTGCCTTCTCCTGAATTTGTGCAGCATTCGCTTTGTCATCAGCCTTTTGATACAAGTGCAGGATACCCCAGCGTTTCACATTGTCCTTGTCACTGACCGGATAGAAATCGCGTTTGCCCGATGCCTCGTTGTCCTTGTACAGAAAAATCGTGTTGTACGTATCGTCATCAATACTTTTTTTGAGCGAATAATCGTACAGATAATGCCCCGCTCCCAGCACCAGGTTAAGCAGCATAGAATCCGGTTTACGCAGCGTCAGCTTCCCAAAATCATCGTAAAAAGCCATCAGCCGCCCCTTAAACTGAAGCTCACTGCCGATGGCTCCCATAATGATGTCCAACAGCTTTTTGTCATCTTCAATTAAAGAAGGAATCCGGTACTCTGTCTCCTCCAGCACACCTGTCTTTAATCCGTAGTCCGTTGTTATTTTCTTGATCACATCACTAGCCGTAACATCCTGCAAAACATAACTACCATTGCCCAGCAAATAACGAATTTGATCATAGGCAGTCAGCTTAATCTCCTGATCCGAGCCCGTATCAATGCTGAACACAAATCCGTAAAATACATCTACATTATCTTTACTGAACTGAATAATATCACCGTTGCTGATCCCGAACTTGGGGAGCTGATAAATTCCGTTGTCCACAAGCGTTAACTCTAGCGTTGACGGTTTACCTGACCGTGCAGTTTTCCAAGAAATATCTGAGACGATGCCAGAAATATCCCATAGATTCCCTTCCTTATTCTTCACTAGCAGTTCCATAACATCCTCCTACGGCAGCTTGATGACTTTACCGATGGGCAGCTTTTTCAGCTCACTATCCGGAATGCCATTAAGCTTCTGAATGGCTTTGTACTTCGAGCCATCTCCTAGGTTTTTTTGAGCGATGCTCCATAGACTGTCTCCAGCTTTTAAGGTATAGGTAGTAGGCTTTGCCTTTTCATTGGCCCGCTTCTGCTCCGCCTTCACTTCACCTTTAACAACCTTCACAGCTACCGCCTGATAGAATACGTACTTTTTGAGAGATAACGAATATTCAATATCCCCTGACGATCCCGCACTAAGCTTCCAAGTGAAACCTTCGATGCTCATAGCCATATTCACAGCAAAATCAATTTCTAAAGATGCATCCTCACTAATTGAAGATTCCTCTAGCCATTTCTGTGGTTTGTTTAACTTCTTTTTATCCTTTTTCGTATCATCGGGATACCTCACACCGGAGAACACAAACCGAATGGGCCGACGACTCGTCATCCATTTCTTAATAAGCTCCACATATTCAAAAGGTCTCTTCAGCCCGTCCTCCTGCACCAATACGAACGGATACCTTTGTGCCGGAAAAATACTTTCAATCGTGATCTCCGTAAGCTTCGGATAAGCAATCGTATTGATCTCACCCAGATCGATAATGGTATAGCTTTTTCCATCTCCACTCTCCTTGATTTCCAAGGTCTCTGGATTGACTGGCAGCCGGATTGCATCCTCCTGATTATTAAAACCCAAAAAAATCCCGTACTCTTCCACGTTACGTATACACCCCCTGCGCCGTAGAGACAAACTCCTCGTTCAGCTTTTGCCCGATCTTGTTGATAATCGTATCAATGTCTCCGGCATTGTTAATATTTCCGGTCGTCACCTGCACCGTCGGCGTAAGCTCCACAAAATTCTGGATCGCCTGAATCTCGGCCAGCTCGCGGAGCATTTTCAGATCATCACTGGAGATGTCTACGGTGTCGTTGATGGAGCCGAGCTCGTTCACACGGTTGAC
It contains:
- a CDS encoding putative phage tail protein, with the protein product MSYGSSLYSELQYSADKDSSHPGEVEAPDLMQYLPDYYKDVREMEKLQETIGLEIGGLKVGTIDVLDQAFIETATVSLGRWESELGLSSDPSKSYATRREMIKAKLRGNGTTTPEMIQRTASAFSGGVVEVKEVPEEYRFEIHFVSTLGIPPNMAGLIQIIEEIKPAHLAYEFVFSYTWWDSVKALTWESAHSKTWNELRTYR
- a CDS encoding DUF2793 domain-containing protein; the encoded protein is MAQTIQIKRGTKAELTSYGVLKAGELGFCSDTKEVYIGDGTSNSMVGRALSGPEASRPVAGSVGRLYYVTTGSNSGYLYFDDGAAWRRVNAQKLTDLTGTIDDIADGATYAKVLKADISAGHINKVSDGTNVKTAAEIKTHIDDVAKHRTINDAGTTITDLWSAQKIKNEIELAKHNIEPQASVKDQNLLAPPASPVEGDRYIIPAGATGVWAGKTNQIVEYQSAAWVFYVPAVGWTAYVDDEQKIYSWNGSAWVRTGGALQTITAGSGLIGGGQADTVTLNIGAGNGITVTADAIAVTAGKGITVDAAGIAVSVDGSSIVYDAANGNKLTVASIDGGTF
- a CDS encoding baseplate J/gp47 family protein, which codes for MYEDQTYEALLERMLDRIPSGLDKREGSIIYDALAPAAAELTQMYIELDVNNNLYFADTATGEYLERSISWSGIVRREASKAQLKGIFYKADGGLLDVPLGSRFSLEMLNYTAVEKLSPGVYRLESETAGEEGNRYFGSLLPVDYISDLARGEIASLLIPGEDIETDDALRQRYLDSARRPATSGNKYHYMEWALQVSGVGGARVFPLWKGPKTVKVIIVDAEKKPASELLAAQVQQYIDPVSGAGEGQAPVGAVVTVAPAAGKNISISAKVTLASGYALQAVNQGFQVMLEKYRKEKAFSATYISQSVIGALLLATEGVADYTELKLNSGAGNVMLNEEEVPLFGNVLLEV
- a CDS encoding DUF2634 domain-containing protein is translated as MIPAIGKAGPITVLLEGEVNLERGESPSLTYRMDWERKRITGQTDGLEAVQQAAAKILRTDRFEHLIYSSDYGTEWRLVLGKDRLLVRAEIRRIVSEALLQDERILSLENIVVSFTGDNLTFDCKVVTRYGNFQLRKEWNEDV
- a CDS encoding DUF2577 domain-containing protein, whose protein sequence is MLDIIKKASLGAVGSTNPVAFSYGTVTVAAPLQIQVDQRFVLSGNALVLPESVMESKIDIEGKEVILRRGLASGDRVLMVRMQGGQSYIVLDRLVSPI
- a CDS encoding XkdQ/YqbQ family protein — its product is MELLVKNKEGNLWDISGIVSDISWKTARSGKPSTLELTLVDNGIYQLPKFGISNGDIIQFSKDNVDVFYGFVFSIDTGSDQEIKLTAYDQIRYLLGNGSYVLQDVTASDVIKKITTDYGLKTGVLEETEYRIPSLIEDDKKLLDIIMGAIGSELQFKGRLMAFYDDFGKLTLRKPDSMLLNLVLGAGHYLYDYSLKKSIDDDTYNTIFLYKDNEASGKRDFYPVSDKDNVKRWGILHLYQKADDKANAAQIQEKANNLLKMHNREKLSLSIQAIGDMRVRAGNFIYVLLDEFETQLFLVDQCSHKISGGEHTMSLDIKVV
- a CDS encoding LysM peptidoglycan-binding domain-containing protein; the encoded protein is MEEYGIFLGFNNQEDAIRLPVNPETLEIKESGDGKSYTIIDLGEINTIAYPKLTEITIESIFPAQRYPFVLVQEDGLKRPFEYVELIKKWMTSRRPIRFVFSGVRYPDDTKKDKKKLNKPQKWLEESSISEDASLEIDFAVNMAMSIEGFTWKLSAGSSGDIEYSLSLKKYVFYQAVAVKVVKGEVKAEQKRANEKAKPTTYTLKAGDSLWSIAQKNLGDGSKYKAIQKLNGIPDSELKKLPIGKVIKLP